In the genome of Nonlabens sp. MB-3u-79, one region contains:
- a CDS encoding ABC transporter ATP-binding protein translates to MTASIIEIKNLSFSYSKNHPILKNINLNVSQGSIYGFLGPNGAGKSTTMQLLTHILQDHEGEIKVFGKPLEDQTPHIFTKIGALVESPALYLHLTGYENLKCITTLKRIEEKRIPEVLKLVGLESKGDLKAKKYSLGMKQRLAIAMTLLGDPELLLLDEPVNGLDPSGITEVRELLVKLNKELGLTIFISSHLLSEIEKMCTHVGIIHHGELKFEGTMDALAQRSSKHHLTVQTSNAALQLERVKEHYKNAKLISKNEFQVTLNSKEETPQFAQFAIEKDIPLYQMKAEDGLENWFLSLTK, encoded by the coding sequence ATGACAGCATCTATCATAGAAATTAAAAATCTAAGTTTTTCGTATTCCAAAAATCATCCTATTCTTAAAAACATCAATTTAAATGTTTCCCAAGGAAGCATTTATGGTTTTTTAGGACCTAATGGTGCTGGTAAATCCACTACCATGCAATTGCTCACACATATTTTGCAAGATCATGAGGGGGAGATCAAGGTTTTTGGAAAACCACTAGAAGATCAAACGCCACATATTTTTACAAAAATAGGAGCACTGGTAGAGTCTCCAGCTTTGTATTTACATCTTACGGGCTATGAGAATTTAAAATGCATCACTACATTAAAACGCATTGAAGAAAAACGTATTCCAGAAGTTTTAAAATTAGTAGGTCTTGAAAGTAAAGGAGATTTAAAAGCTAAAAAGTATTCTCTAGGAATGAAACAACGCCTTGCTATTGCTATGACGCTGCTGGGTGATCCAGAATTATTGCTTCTAGACGAGCCTGTAAATGGTCTCGATCCATCTGGAATTACAGAAGTGCGAGAGCTACTCGTAAAACTCAATAAAGAATTAGGCCTCACTATTTTTATTTCCAGTCATTTATTAAGCGAAATAGAAAAAATGTGTACCCACGTAGGGATCATTCATCACGGAGAATTGAAATTTGAAGGAACTATGGATGCGCTGGCACAACGATCAAGTAAGCATCACTTAACGGTGCAAACTAGCAACGCTGCTCTTCAATTAGAACGAGTTAAGGAACATTATAAAAACGCTAAATTAATTAGTAAAAATGAGTTTCAAGTAACTTTAAATAGTAAAGAAGAAACACCACAATTTGCTCAGTTTGCTATTGAAAAAGATATTCCTCTTTATCAAATGAAGGCCGAAGACGGATTAGAGAATTGGTTTTTATCACTTACTAAATAA
- a CDS encoding arylesterase, translating into MQKLLRLCYIIPLIIILSCGNDKNKNTTVEETATQQTQPSQLVEASENNTGTILCFGDSITAGYGLEDSNDAFPAVLQEKIDSLNLNYTVINSGLSGETTAGGKSRIDWTLNQDIDIFLLELGANDGLRGVPLSETRTNLQAIINTVEKKSPSTKIILAGMQLPPNMGQEYTTEFRELYVQIAEANNLTFIPFILKDVAGIAALNQSDGIHPTVQGHQIVAQTVWEVLEPILKEVHN; encoded by the coding sequence ATGCAGAAACTCTTAAGGCTTTGTTATATTATTCCTTTGATTATTATCTTGAGTTGTGGAAATGATAAAAATAAAAATACCACAGTAGAAGAAACAGCAACACAACAAACTCAACCCTCCCAACTCGTTGAGGCATCAGAGAATAATACGGGAACCATTTTGTGCTTTGGAGATAGTATTACAGCTGGCTATGGATTAGAGGATAGCAATGATGCGTTTCCTGCTGTATTACAAGAAAAAATTGACTCTTTGAATTTAAATTATACAGTCATTAATTCAGGCTTAAGTGGAGAAACAACGGCCGGTGGTAAAAGCCGAATTGATTGGACCTTAAATCAAGATATTGATATTTTTCTCTTGGAACTTGGAGCAAATGATGGTTTACGTGGAGTCCCTTTATCTGAAACACGTACTAATCTTCAGGCGATCATAAATACGGTGGAGAAAAAAAGCCCTAGTACTAAGATTATTCTCGCTGGCATGCAACTGCCACCCAACATGGGACAAGAGTACACCACTGAATTTAGAGAACTCTACGTTCAAATAGCAGAAGCTAATAACCTGACCTTTATTCCATTCATCTTAAAAGATGTTGCCGGAATTGCAGCACTCAATCAGAGTGACGGCATACACCCAACAGTTCAAGGTCATCAAATAGTCGCTCAAACAGTTTGGGAAGTATTGGAGCCTATACTAAAGGAAGTTCATAATTGA
- a CDS encoding VF530 family DNA-binding protein → MILIEIKEKEIKKQVNNPLHGVKLSYMLEKLVDHYGWDEMGDRIRINSFNSNPGIKSSLKFLRKTDWARKKVEDLYLFTFVD, encoded by the coding sequence ATGATTCTAATAGAGATCAAAGAAAAGGAGATCAAAAAGCAAGTGAACAACCCATTGCACGGTGTCAAACTTTCTTATATGTTAGAAAAATTAGTCGATCATTACGGTTGGGACGAAATGGGGGATCGCATCAGAATCAATTCTTTTAACTCCAATCCAGGTATCAAATCCAGTTTGAAATTTCTAAGAAAAACCGACTGGGCTAGAAAGAAAGTAGAAGATTTGTATCTGTTTACTTTTGTAGATTAG
- a CDS encoding ABC transporter ATP-binding protein yields MPKILKITGLGKTYSSGHKELTVLQNISFEVEKGQSFSIVGPSGSGKTTLLGLCAGLDNPNTGSVELCGQDLSHLNEDQRAQLRNKEVGFIFQNFQLLPTLTALENVSVPLELQGDKAATKKSMALLEKVGLADRSDHYPSQLSGGEQQRVALARAFANAPSILFADEPTGNLDEETGEKVIQLLFDLNKEAGTTLVIISHDLELANRTQQILRLKGGQILTNQRTEVL; encoded by the coding sequence ATGCCAAAGATATTGAAGATTACTGGGTTAGGAAAGACTTATTCCAGTGGTCATAAAGAATTAACGGTACTGCAAAATATCTCTTTTGAGGTAGAAAAAGGACAAAGCTTTTCTATTGTAGGACCTTCAGGAAGTGGAAAAACAACCTTGTTGGGCTTGTGTGCAGGGCTAGATAATCCAAATACAGGAAGTGTGGAGTTATGTGGTCAAGATTTAAGTCATTTAAATGAAGACCAAAGGGCTCAGTTACGCAATAAGGAAGTGGGTTTTATTTTTCAGAACTTTCAATTATTGCCCACCCTTACCGCTTTAGAAAATGTGAGTGTACCCTTAGAGCTACAAGGGGATAAAGCCGCAACCAAAAAGAGTATGGCTTTATTAGAGAAAGTGGGCTTAGCTGACCGTTCAGATCATTATCCTTCTCAACTATCAGGTGGAGAACAGCAACGTGTAGCTTTAGCCAGAGCTTTTGCTAATGCACCTTCTATTCTATTTGCAGATGAGCCTACAGGAAACTTGGATGAAGAAACAGGAGAAAAAGTAATTCAACTATTATTTGATTTAAATAAAGAAGCTGGAACAACGCTAGTGATTATCTCGCATGATTTAGAATTAGCCAACCGAACCCAGCAGATATTGCGTCTGAAAGGCGGTCAAATTTTAACCAATCAACGCACAGAAGTGCTGTAA
- a CDS encoding SixA phosphatase family protein: protein MKKIFFILSLALVSCFNSNTDKTPEEKAKENLTTFYFIRHAEKAADQGSDPELTEKGKKRAEQWVNYFFLKDLDHVISSDFKRTNATAAPLAKAKNLDIEIYDVRKVTGTSLLETYRGKTVAVYGHSNTINAYANELQSDRVYKDLEETDYDHFFIVRIDKDGNSNAVMESIDFMEYDN, encoded by the coding sequence ATGAAAAAAATATTTTTTATACTCTCCTTAGCCTTGGTTTCTTGTTTTAATTCTAATACAGATAAAACACCTGAGGAAAAGGCAAAAGAAAACTTAACGACCTTTTATTTTATACGTCACGCAGAGAAGGCTGCCGATCAAGGTAGCGATCCCGAATTGACAGAAAAAGGAAAGAAAAGGGCAGAGCAATGGGTGAATTATTTCTTTTTAAAAGACCTAGATCACGTGATCTCTTCTGACTTTAAAAGAACTAATGCCACAGCAGCGCCGCTTGCCAAAGCAAAGAATCTAGATATAGAAATCTACGATGTAAGAAAAGTAACTGGCACCTCTCTTTTAGAAACCTATAGAGGTAAAACGGTAGCGGTTTATGGCCATAGCAATACAATTAATGCGTATGCAAATGAACTTCAAAGCGATCGTGTTTATAAAGACCTAGAAGAAACGGATTACGATCATTTTTTTATCGTAAGAATCGATAAAGATGGTAATTCTAATGCTGTTATGGAGTCCATAGATTTTATGGAATACGATAACTAA
- a CDS encoding bifunctional alpha/beta hydrolase/OsmC family protein translates to MSFEKINFKNAQGYELSGRLELPADRLPHNYAVFAHCFTCSKNFSATKNISRALTNAGFGVLRFDFTGLGDSSGDFADTNFSGNVDDLLAAVDYLKTSYKAPTLLIGHSLGGAAVIYASAKASSIKAVATIGAPSDTKHVRHLFGDQIEAITKNGEAVVQLSGRPFKIKEQFLKDLNEQEVTATLKELRKPILIAHSPQDKTVGIAHAEKLYQAAMHPKSFISLDGADHLLMDKADSIYIGEVIASWASRYVEQVNDSSFKTENQVAASLDRDAAFTTQIVAGRHYFTADEPESAGGNDFGPTPYELLSSSLAACTVMTIQMYAKRKQWNIENVECHVNYDKQHAFDCENCELETAKIDTFTREIKLTGDLDEKQIKRILQIADKCPVHKTLHSENQVITKLIN, encoded by the coding sequence ATGAGCTTTGAAAAGATCAATTTTAAAAACGCCCAAGGCTATGAACTGAGCGGTAGACTTGAATTACCCGCCGACAGGCTGCCCCATAATTATGCTGTTTTTGCACATTGTTTTACTTGTAGTAAAAACTTCAGTGCTACTAAAAATATATCTCGCGCTTTAACGAATGCTGGATTCGGTGTGTTGCGTTTTGACTTTACAGGTTTAGGGGATTCCAGTGGTGATTTTGCAGACACTAATTTCTCCGGAAATGTAGATGACCTTTTGGCTGCTGTGGACTATCTAAAAACGAGCTATAAAGCTCCTACATTATTAATAGGTCATAGCTTAGGAGGTGCTGCTGTTATATACGCTTCCGCGAAAGCGAGTTCCATAAAAGCAGTAGCCACCATAGGAGCTCCCAGTGATACTAAACATGTGCGCCATTTGTTTGGAGATCAAATCGAAGCCATAACCAAAAACGGAGAAGCTGTCGTACAGTTGAGTGGCAGGCCATTTAAAATCAAAGAACAGTTCTTGAAAGACCTTAACGAACAAGAAGTCACAGCCACCTTAAAAGAACTGAGAAAACCCATTTTGATTGCCCACTCTCCCCAAGATAAAACAGTAGGAATAGCACATGCCGAAAAATTATATCAGGCGGCAATGCACCCTAAAAGTTTTATCAGTCTGGACGGAGCAGACCATCTTTTAATGGATAAAGCCGACTCTATATACATAGGAGAAGTAATTGCCAGTTGGGCTTCTCGATATGTGGAGCAGGTTAACGATAGTAGCTTTAAAACTGAGAATCAAGTAGCTGCAAGTCTCGATCGTGATGCAGCCTTTACGACTCAAATAGTAGCAGGAAGGCATTACTTTACCGCAGATGAGCCAGAAAGTGCAGGCGGTAATGATTTTGGCCCTACACCATACGAGTTGCTTTCTAGCAGCCTGGCAGCATGTACGGTAATGACTATACAGATGTATGCCAAGCGAAAGCAATGGAACATAGAAAATGTAGAATGTCACGTAAACTATGACAAACAACATGCTTTTGATTGTGAAAATTGTGAACTAGAAACTGCTAAAATTGACACTTTTACTAGAGAGATAAAGTTAACTGGTGATCTAGACGAAAAGCAGATCAAAAGAATATTACAAATAGCAGATAAATGCCCTGTGCACAAAACCCTGCACTCAGAGAACCAAGTGATTACAAAATTGATTAATTAA
- a CDS encoding WD40/YVTN/BNR-like repeat-containing protein, with amino-acid sequence MKHIFLFALCFISAQAFSQKLDLELVKNLEPRNIGPGGMSGRVTSIDVVHDNPEIIYAGTASGGLWNSQNGGITWEPIFEKEATASVGAVAVQQSNPSVIWVGTGEGNPRNSLNGGAGIYKSLDGGKNWKLMGLEKTRNIHRVIIDPTNPDIVYAAAIGSPWGVHPERGVFKTTDGGKTWKKILYTNDKSGAADLVMDPENPNKLIAAMWEHKRDPWFFKSGGEGSGMYITYDGGENWKKVTDKEGLPEGELGRIGIAIAPSNPKVIYALVEAKKNALYKSTDGGFKWDKINDKSGIGNRPFYYSEIYVDSQNENRLYSVFTYINVSDDGGKNFTQLMPAYGANNGVHPDHHAWYIHPKNGKFMIDGNDGGLNITRDRGKTWRFIGNLPVAQFYHINVDMEIPYNVYGGMQDNGSWRGPAYVWRAQGIRNSYWQEISFGDGFDVIPDPDNNRFGYSMSQQGSVQRYDWQTGNNYSVQPTHPDADVELRFNWNAAIQMDPFDASTLYFGSQFVHKSTDKGLTWKVISPDLTTNDPEKQKQSESGGLTMDATGAENHTTILVIEPSAVEKDVLYAASDDGLVHITKNGGDNWEDITKGLKGLPKGSWITQIKASKTKKGQALLVANDYRRFNFEPYAYRTTNYGKSWTRIVDQDDVISYALSIIEHPEENNLMFLGTDDGLYVSIDAGDNWTKYTNGFPTVSVKDLVIHPREDDLIIGTFGRAAWVLDDLEPFTAFAKAKQRKAIELYEPPTAYFARYQQPTGSRFGADAMFHGENRSSPNGQFKYFFDKDLKAKTDTIKSDSLFLKIYKGDQLIRTLSDKVPKEKGINTWTWRLDEKGIDYPSRSVRDSKREPGGKDVLPGTYRAVLHYGQMTSEQMIEVKEDPRIDEFTMAHLKEKRAAQDQLQSLMSDVEAVTSQLTKNKETAGSFKKLLKSQDEKAFKEQIKATDSIVKQIEKLQNKYFGTPDERQGITRNPEVTVMNRVYEASSYIGSRQGAQTTTEEQLYNQAAVLAREVNTETKNFLEKEWNAFVTEMKLVTIDMFED; translated from the coding sequence ATGAAACATATTTTTCTCTTTGCCTTGTGCTTTATTTCTGCACAAGCATTCTCCCAAAAACTAGATCTTGAATTAGTCAAAAACTTAGAACCTAGAAATATAGGCCCCGGAGGTATGTCTGGACGTGTTACTTCTATCGATGTGGTTCATGATAATCCAGAAATTATTTATGCTGGTACTGCCAGTGGTGGATTGTGGAACTCTCAAAATGGTGGAATCACTTGGGAACCTATTTTTGAAAAAGAAGCCACTGCATCTGTAGGCGCAGTAGCGGTACAACAGTCCAACCCTAGTGTAATTTGGGTAGGAACCGGAGAAGGAAATCCGCGTAATTCATTAAATGGTGGCGCCGGAATCTATAAATCTCTTGATGGTGGTAAAAACTGGAAATTGATGGGACTAGAAAAAACACGCAATATACATCGTGTGATCATAGACCCTACCAATCCAGATATCGTCTACGCAGCAGCTATAGGCTCTCCATGGGGAGTTCATCCAGAACGAGGTGTTTTTAAAACCACTGATGGCGGTAAAACATGGAAGAAAATATTATACACCAACGATAAGTCTGGTGCGGCAGATCTTGTGATGGATCCTGAAAATCCTAATAAACTCATTGCAGCGATGTGGGAACACAAACGCGACCCGTGGTTTTTTAAATCTGGTGGTGAAGGTTCAGGAATGTACATTACTTATGACGGTGGAGAAAACTGGAAAAAAGTAACCGATAAAGAAGGATTACCTGAAGGAGAGTTAGGACGTATAGGAATTGCTATTGCACCCAGCAATCCTAAAGTCATCTATGCACTGGTAGAAGCAAAGAAAAATGCCTTGTATAAATCTACGGATGGCGGATTCAAGTGGGACAAAATAAATGATAAAAGTGGGATCGGTAACAGACCTTTTTATTACTCAGAGATTTATGTAGACTCTCAGAATGAAAATCGCCTCTATTCCGTATTTACTTACATCAACGTTTCTGATGATGGCGGTAAGAATTTTACACAACTCATGCCTGCTTACGGAGCAAACAATGGTGTTCACCCAGATCATCATGCTTGGTACATACACCCTAAAAATGGGAAATTCATGATCGATGGTAACGATGGTGGTTTAAACATTACTCGTGATCGTGGAAAGACTTGGAGGTTTATAGGCAACCTGCCTGTTGCTCAATTTTACCATATTAATGTAGATATGGAAATACCCTATAACGTTTATGGTGGTATGCAAGATAATGGAAGCTGGCGCGGTCCTGCTTATGTATGGAGAGCCCAAGGAATAAGAAACAGTTACTGGCAGGAGATTAGTTTTGGCGATGGATTTGACGTCATCCCAGACCCTGATAACAACCGATTTGGTTATTCTATGAGTCAGCAAGGCTCGGTACAACGCTATGACTGGCAAACTGGTAATAACTACAGTGTACAACCCACGCATCCAGATGCTGATGTAGAACTGCGTTTCAATTGGAATGCAGCGATCCAAATGGATCCTTTTGATGCTTCAACTTTGTATTTTGGAAGTCAGTTTGTACATAAATCAACAGACAAAGGGTTAACATGGAAAGTGATTTCTCCAGACTTGACCACTAACGATCCTGAAAAACAAAAACAATCTGAATCTGGCGGACTCACCATGGATGCTACAGGTGCTGAAAACCATACCACCATTCTCGTTATTGAACCTAGTGCCGTAGAAAAAGACGTGTTGTACGCAGCCTCTGATGATGGTTTAGTACACATTACTAAAAACGGAGGTGATAACTGGGAGGATATTACTAAAGGATTAAAGGGATTGCCTAAAGGGAGCTGGATTACTCAAATAAAGGCTTCTAAAACTAAAAAAGGACAGGCTTTACTAGTGGCTAACGACTACCGCAGGTTCAATTTTGAGCCTTATGCCTACCGCACCACCAACTACGGTAAGAGTTGGACACGTATCGTAGACCAAGACGACGTGATCAGTTATGCGCTTAGTATTATTGAACATCCAGAAGAAAACAACCTGATGTTTCTTGGAACTGACGATGGCCTTTATGTAAGTATAGATGCTGGAGACAATTGGACCAAATACACCAACGGATTCCCAACGGTTTCTGTAAAAGACTTAGTGATACATCCACGTGAGGACGATTTGATTATTGGAACTTTTGGAAGAGCTGCTTGGGTGTTAGATGATTTGGAGCCTTTTACCGCTTTCGCGAAAGCGAAACAAAGAAAAGCCATCGAGTTATACGAGCCACCTACTGCCTATTTTGCCCGATATCAGCAGCCTACAGGAAGCAGATTTGGTGCAGATGCTATGTTTCATGGAGAAAATCGCAGCAGCCCAAATGGACAATTTAAATACTTTTTTGACAAAGACTTGAAAGCCAAAACAGATACCATCAAATCTGATTCTCTTTTCTTAAAAATCTATAAAGGAGACCAATTGATCAGAACATTATCTGATAAGGTGCCAAAGGAAAAAGGAATCAACACTTGGACGTGGAGGCTGGATGAAAAAGGAATTGATTATCCATCTAGAAGTGTAAGAGATTCTAAAAGAGAACCAGGCGGTAAAGATGTGCTCCCTGGAACTTATAGAGCGGTATTGCATTATGGACAAATGACCAGTGAGCAAATGATCGAAGTAAAAGAAGATCCGCGTATCGATGAATTCACAATGGCCCACCTTAAAGAAAAGCGAGCGGCACAAGATCAGTTGCAATCTTTGATGAGCGATGTGGAAGCAGTGACTTCGCAACTGACTAAAAACAAGGAAACAGCCGGTAGCTTTAAAAAGCTACTTAAAAGTCAAGATGAAAAAGCTTTTAAAGAACAGATTAAAGCCACCGATTCTATTGTAAAACAAATCGAAAAACTACAGAACAAATACTTCGGCACACCAGATGAACGTCAGGGAATCACTCGCAATCCTGAAGTAACAGTAATGAATCGTGTTTACGAAGCTTCTAGCTATATAGGAAGCCGTCAGGGAGCACAAACCACTACCGAAGAACAATTGTACAATCAAGCAGCAGTTCTCGCAAGAGAGGTCAATACTGAAACTAAGAACTTCTTAGAAAAAGAGTGGAACGCTTTTGTTACAGAAATGAAACTGGTAACTATTGATATGTTTGAGGACTAA
- a CDS encoding ABC transporter permease, protein MLENFKIALQTERIKIKRSGIFTLGFILALIMPLLYFTVQIISADMYNDQIVDTNFYFDFYKNPLVGLTGFFLPLLIIITASKIAQIDHKNKGWQLMEIQPISKSSIYFSKFLILCFNVFLTILLYTVASLFFAWLYHTFSNVHESYDMSLPLSEIAYASFRVFVASLAILAFQYALSVVISGFIWSLVIGFAMLLAQLFLSSFQIDLRWYPNNFLFVSGTNPTGGLIGSFFLPAELLSMLYTVFFLFVGYNWYRFKGFYSAFAKAVPRAITSLLILAVCSGLAYYLITPKTLEAFDKTVVKGTISSDKNFNKVYIRDIMTQDTMAVIPVVNNEFRYEFKEELTPQFYNVQFDKYNGTNIFMGANDSIQLKETLYGKDARVSVLGTRISENKQQIFYGTTGFSYVSYQLENNSSLEKVEYYMKEIYNEYEEDLSELKSNISVDHIKAREDYLGRSKKLIAVKHINKWNSYLKKKAIYNPEIPIVLSSDMNELLNSVSYTDDALLSDPLYFDFIKNHLVDSNKEAIENDTSKLELIADLEEGIFKNKMLFTEIKTQLGEAKKIAYRDSVYNQYSGALTNDSYSKILDDTRKSLNKLSRGQKALDFISYDKDGKQYALADFKGKYVLIDSWASWCGPCKFQEPYYVKKMIKYRKENIVFVSMNMDIKKKDWLEDLTEMNKEILQLRPKDINTFGELYNIDGIPRFILIAPDGTIDDADFVRPNSNVFDDLLDNKLGLNDVSS, encoded by the coding sequence ATGTTAGAAAATTTTAAAATCGCACTTCAAACAGAACGCATCAAGATCAAAAGGTCAGGAATCTTTACCCTAGGATTTATTCTGGCCTTAATCATGCCCTTATTATATTTCACTGTTCAAATCATATCAGCTGATATGTACAATGATCAAATAGTTGATACCAACTTCTATTTTGATTTTTACAAAAATCCACTTGTTGGATTAACAGGGTTCTTTTTACCGCTTTTAATCATTATTACAGCGAGTAAAATAGCACAAATAGATCATAAAAATAAAGGCTGGCAGCTTATGGAAATACAACCCATTTCAAAGTCGTCTATTTATTTCTCCAAGTTTTTGATTCTTTGTTTTAATGTGTTCTTAACCATATTACTTTACACCGTTGCTAGTCTGTTTTTTGCGTGGTTGTACCATACATTTTCAAATGTTCATGAATCCTATGATATGAGTTTGCCGCTGTCAGAGATAGCATATGCTAGTTTTAGAGTCTTTGTTGCCTCGTTGGCTATTTTAGCTTTTCAGTATGCACTTTCTGTTGTTATTTCTGGATTTATTTGGTCATTGGTTATTGGTTTTGCCATGTTACTGGCGCAACTATTTCTGTCTTCTTTTCAAATAGATTTGAGATGGTATCCAAATAATTTTCTATTTGTTTCAGGCACGAATCCTACAGGCGGATTAATAGGATCATTTTTTCTTCCTGCGGAGTTGCTGAGTATGCTTTACACCGTCTTTTTTCTGTTTGTAGGTTATAATTGGTATCGATTTAAAGGTTTTTATTCCGCTTTCGCCAAAGCGGTACCTAGAGCAATTACGTCGCTACTTATTCTAGCCGTTTGCTCGGGACTGGCTTATTATTTAATCACTCCTAAAACTTTAGAGGCATTTGACAAAACGGTCGTTAAAGGAACGATTAGTTCAGACAAGAACTTTAATAAGGTTTATATCAGGGACATCATGACTCAAGATACCATGGCCGTAATTCCCGTTGTAAACAATGAGTTTAGGTATGAATTTAAAGAAGAATTGACGCCTCAGTTTTATAATGTACAGTTTGATAAATATAATGGAACAAATATATTTATGGGGGCTAACGATAGCATACAATTAAAAGAAACCTTGTACGGTAAGGATGCTAGAGTCTCCGTTTTAGGGACAAGAATTTCAGAAAACAAACAGCAAATATTTTATGGTACGACTGGTTTTAGTTATGTGAGTTATCAACTAGAAAATAATTCATCTCTTGAGAAAGTGGAGTATTATATGAAAGAGATTTACAATGAATATGAGGAAGATTTGAGCGAGTTAAAAAGCAATATATCTGTAGATCATATCAAAGCTAGAGAAGATTATCTGGGCCGATCTAAAAAATTAATTGCCGTTAAGCACATCAATAAATGGAACAGCTATTTAAAGAAAAAAGCCATTTATAATCCAGAAATACCAATAGTGCTGTCATCTGATATGAACGAATTATTAAATAGCGTGAGCTATACCGATGATGCCTTATTAAGTGATCCATTGTACTTTGACTTTATAAAAAATCATTTAGTAGACTCCAACAAAGAAGCTATTGAAAACGATACCAGCAAGCTGGAATTAATAGCCGATCTAGAGGAAGGGATTTTTAAGAATAAGATGTTATTTACAGAAATTAAAACTCAATTAGGCGAGGCAAAAAAGATCGCATATAGAGACTCTGTTTACAATCAATACTCGGGTGCTTTAACTAACGACTCCTACAGTAAGATCCTAGATGATACGCGTAAGTCTCTTAATAAATTAAGCCGTGGACAGAAAGCTCTAGACTTTATTTCCTATGATAAAGATGGTAAACAATATGCGCTAGCCGACTTTAAAGGTAAATATGTGCTTATAGATTCTTGGGCGAGTTGGTGTGGCCCATGCAAGTTTCAAGAACCCTATTATGTAAAGAAGATGATCAAGTACAGAAAGGAAAATATAGTTTTTGTAAGCATGAACATGGATATAAAGAAAAAGGACTGGTTAGAAGATCTTACCGAAATGAATAAAGAAATATTACAATTACGACCTAAAGACATCAATACCTTTGGCGAGCTTTATAACATCGATGGTATTCCTAGATTCATTTTAATCGCTCCAGACGGTACTATAGATGATGCAGATTTCGTACGACCTAACAGCAATGTTTTTGACGATTTACTGGATAATAAATTAGGATTGAATGACGTGAGTAGTTAG
- a CDS encoding YdeI/OmpD-associated family protein: MVFEFDTSVGSSGFTGAVLIPEDIAGQLALDKIKRVVAQISSGKNNLNLYAGITKRHGSVYLMFSKANQKKLDVSTGDSLNVIMQEDTSKYQAPMTEELEAVLLSDYEAYEFFENLLPGKQRNIIFMIYNQKDSQKRFDTALNAMENLKMGNHNPMKFDKLL, from the coding sequence ATGGTATTTGAATTTGACACTTCTGTAGGCAGCAGTGGCTTTACGGGAGCTGTTCTTATTCCAGAAGATATTGCTGGACAGCTAGCTTTGGACAAAATTAAAAGAGTGGTCGCACAAATAAGCTCTGGAAAAAACAACCTGAATTTATATGCAGGAATTACAAAGAGGCACGGCAGCGTTTACCTGATGTTTTCAAAGGCCAATCAAAAGAAACTAGACGTGTCTACTGGAGATTCTTTAAATGTGATCATGCAAGAAGACACGAGTAAATATCAAGCTCCTATGACAGAAGAACTGGAAGCTGTTCTGCTAAGTGATTACGAGGCTTATGAGTTTTTTGAAAACTTACTTCCAGGCAAACAACGCAACATCATTTTTATGATTTACAACCAAAAAGATTCTCAAAAAAGGTTTGATACCGCATTGAATGCAATGGAAAATTTAAAAATGGGAAATCACAATCCTATGAAATTTGACAAACTCTTGTGA